In Janibacter alkaliphilus, the following proteins share a genomic window:
- the pheA gene encoding prephenate dehydratase, which yields MTRYAYLGPEGTFTQMALHAWRPAQGQEQTPFGSVDGALAALRERQIDAAVVPIENSVEGGVSATLDALASGDPLIVTGEVLVPITFVLAARAGTTLADIRAVGTHSHAWAQVRGWAQQHLPDAGYVPALSTAAAAADVAAGSGGYEAAVCAPVAAQNHGLSVLAEDIGDMAQAVTRFVVVSRPEWLPRPTGRDKTTVVLFQRSDRAGGLVELLEQLSTRGINMTRLDSRPTRESMGSYCFSIDLEGHVADERVGEALMGLRRVCAEVRFVGSYPAANGREVSIDPLTSDDAFAEARDWLDRLRVTGG from the coding sequence TTGACCCGCTACGCCTACCTCGGCCCCGAGGGCACCTTCACCCAGATGGCGCTGCACGCCTGGCGCCCGGCCCAGGGCCAGGAGCAGACCCCCTTCGGCTCGGTGGACGGGGCCCTGGCGGCGCTGCGGGAGCGGCAGATCGACGCCGCCGTCGTGCCGATCGAGAACTCCGTCGAAGGGGGCGTCAGCGCCACCCTCGACGCCCTGGCCAGCGGCGACCCGCTGATCGTCACCGGTGAGGTGCTCGTGCCGATCACCTTCGTCCTCGCCGCCCGGGCGGGCACCACGCTGGCCGACATCCGGGCGGTCGGCACGCACAGCCACGCCTGGGCGCAGGTCCGCGGCTGGGCGCAGCAGCACCTGCCCGACGCCGGGTACGTGCCCGCCCTGTCCACCGCGGCGGCCGCGGCGGACGTCGCCGCCGGCAGCGGCGGCTACGAGGCGGCCGTGTGCGCCCCCGTCGCCGCGCAGAACCACGGGCTGAGCGTGCTCGCCGAGGACATCGGCGACATGGCCCAGGCGGTGACCCGCTTCGTCGTCGTCTCCCGGCCGGAGTGGCTGCCCCGACCCACCGGCCGCGACAAGACGACCGTGGTGCTCTTCCAGCGCTCGGACCGGGCAGGCGGGCTCGTCGAGCTGCTCGAGCAGCTGTCCACCCGCGGCATCAACATGACCCGGCTCGACTCGCGCCCGACCCGGGAGTCGATGGGCTCCTACTGCTTCTCCATCGACCTCGAGGGGCACGTCGCCGACGAGCGGGTCGGCGAGGCGCTCATGGGGCTGCGCCGGGTGTGCGCCGAGGTCCGCTTCGTCGGCTCCTACCCGGCGGCCAACGGGCGCGAGGTGAGCATCGACCCGCTCACCTCCGACGACGCCTTCGCCGAGGCGCGGGACTGGCTGGACCGGCTGCGCGTCACCGGCGGCTGA
- a CDS encoding TetR/AcrR family transcriptional regulator encodes MAGRPRGPRPGGGQTRESILASARRLFGEHGYPGTTTRMIAEDAGVDARLISHYFGSKGDLFVSAVELPFDPVPTFTAIAAEGVDGVGERIARFVVAMLDTTEGRQTMSGLLRAAASEERAAEMVRDLLTTRIILPVAQELGSDQAPLRAALMGSQLGGIVVARHIIGVRPLVEAPSETLVAMLGPTLQHYLTSPIPPVED; translated from the coding sequence ATGGCCGGCCGACCCCGCGGACCCCGCCCCGGCGGCGGGCAGACCCGGGAGAGCATCCTCGCCTCGGCGCGGCGGCTCTTCGGCGAGCACGGCTACCCGGGGACGACCACCCGGATGATCGCCGAGGACGCCGGGGTGGACGCCCGGCTGATCAGCCACTACTTCGGCAGCAAGGGCGACCTCTTCGTCTCGGCCGTGGAGCTCCCCTTCGACCCGGTGCCGACCTTCACGGCGATCGCGGCCGAAGGGGTGGACGGGGTCGGTGAGCGGATCGCCCGCTTCGTCGTCGCCATGCTCGACACCACCGAGGGGCGGCAGACGATGAGCGGGCTGCTGCGGGCGGCGGCCTCGGAGGAGCGGGCCGCGGAGATGGTGCGCGACCTGCTGACCACGCGGATCATCCTGCCGGTCGCGCAGGAGCTGGGCAGCGACCAGGCGCCGCTGCGGGCCGCGCTCATGGGTAGCCAGCTCGGCGGGATCGTCGTCGCCCGGCACATCATCGGCGTGCGGCCGCTCGTCGAGGCGCCCTCGGAGACGCTCGTCGCCATGCTCGGGCCGACGCTCCAGCACTACCTCACCAGCCCGATCCCTCCGGTCGAGGACTGA
- a CDS encoding 1-acyl-sn-glycerol-3-phosphate acyltransferase yields MSIPPPPRPVRWLLAAGYPFIGAVVTALALVVVPLGVLLWPIDRRLRVARVMMLLLIAMWEDIGIVVGCWWLWLRALVRGREHWVEDHEALILAALDHAMTAAGRLIGFHVELDHELDWGDEGEPLVVLSRHAGPADSLALAWLLTGRARRVPRIVLADALLWDPGTALVLERLSSYFVPSASGAGDDRSRGVAELAASLGPRDAMLIFPEGRNWTIHRQQDLVTRLRAKGETERAAEAERWRHVLPPRPKGVVTILTTQPRCDVMVVAHTGLEVFSSPREVWRAIPFRSRLLVSARTYQRQDIPHDPAGIEHWLDERWDGVNAWVDSHRAGDY; encoded by the coding sequence GTGAGCATCCCCCCGCCCCCGCGACCGGTGCGCTGGCTGCTCGCGGCCGGCTACCCCTTCATCGGGGCGGTGGTCACGGCGCTGGCCCTGGTGGTGGTGCCGCTCGGGGTGCTGCTGTGGCCGATCGACCGGCGGCTGCGGGTGGCCCGGGTGATGATGCTGCTGCTCATCGCCATGTGGGAGGACATCGGCATCGTCGTCGGCTGCTGGTGGCTGTGGCTGCGCGCCCTCGTGCGCGGCCGGGAGCACTGGGTCGAGGACCACGAGGCGCTGATCCTCGCGGCGCTGGACCATGCCATGACCGCGGCCGGCCGGCTGATCGGCTTCCACGTCGAGCTCGACCACGAGCTGGACTGGGGCGACGAGGGCGAGCCGCTCGTCGTGCTCTCCCGGCACGCGGGCCCGGCCGACTCGCTGGCCCTGGCCTGGCTGCTCACCGGGCGCGCCCGTCGGGTGCCGCGAATCGTCCTCGCCGACGCCCTGCTCTGGGACCCGGGGACCGCGCTGGTGCTGGAGCGCCTCTCCTCCTACTTCGTCCCCTCGGCCTCCGGCGCCGGCGACGACCGCAGCCGCGGGGTGGCCGAGCTGGCCGCCTCGCTCGGGCCGCGGGACGCGATGCTCATCTTCCCCGAGGGCCGGAACTGGACGATCCACCGGCAGCAGGACCTCGTCACCCGGCTGCGGGCGAAGGGGGAGACCGAGCGGGCCGCCGAGGCCGAGCGCTGGCGGCACGTGCTGCCGCCGAGGCCGAAGGGGGTGGTGACGATCCTGACCACCCAGCCGCGGTGCGACGTCATGGTGGTCGCGCACACCGGGCTGGAGGTCTTCTCCTCGCCGCGCGAGGTGTGGCGGGCGATCCCCTTCCGCTCCCGGCTGCTGGTCAGCGCACGCACCTACCAGCGGCAGGACATCCCGCACGACCCGGCCGGCATCGAGCACTGGCTCGACGAGCGCTGGGACGGCGTCAACGCCTGGGTCGACAGCCACCGGGCGGGGGACTACTGA
- a CDS encoding patatin-like phospholipase family protein produces MSTAFVLGGGGVLGATQVGMLQGLLEEGIVPDLVVGTSIGAINGAFVAQDPTPGAMDGLAELWADVVRSGGLMESPVRQAARLAKSRTHVLSPGTLPRLVARHLQVDRIEDLSVPFQCVAAHIETSASHWFTEGPIAPAVAASCAVPGLFAPVEIDGAHYLDGGLVHSIPVGRAMSLGASRIYVLQVGRVEQPLTPPTKPSEVGLVAFEIARRHRFVEEIATVPDEVELHVLPSGAEESPAMMTLGYGRGSRITRRIEQGREATRDYLAGR; encoded by the coding sequence GTGAGCACCGCCTTCGTCCTCGGCGGTGGCGGCGTCCTCGGCGCCACCCAGGTCGGCATGCTGCAGGGCCTGCTCGAGGAGGGGATCGTCCCGGACCTCGTCGTCGGCACGAGCATCGGCGCGATCAACGGGGCCTTCGTCGCCCAGGACCCCACGCCCGGGGCGATGGACGGGCTGGCCGAGCTGTGGGCCGACGTCGTGCGCAGCGGCGGCCTCATGGAGTCCCCCGTGCGCCAGGCGGCGCGGCTGGCCAAGAGCCGCACCCACGTCCTGTCCCCCGGCACCCTGCCGCGGCTGGTCGCCCGGCACCTGCAGGTCGACCGGATCGAGGACCTGTCGGTGCCCTTCCAGTGCGTCGCCGCGCACATCGAGACCTCCGCCTCGCACTGGTTCACCGAGGGGCCGATCGCCCCGGCGGTCGCCGCCAGCTGCGCGGTGCCCGGTCTCTTCGCGCCGGTGGAGATCGACGGTGCGCACTACCTCGACGGCGGGCTGGTCCACTCGATCCCGGTGGGCCGGGCGATGTCCCTGGGGGCGAGCCGGATCTACGTGCTCCAGGTGGGCCGGGTGGAGCAGCCGCTGACCCCGCCGACGAAGCCGTCCGAGGTCGGTCTGGTCGCCTTCGAGATCGCTCGCCGGCACCGCTTCGTCGAGGAGATCGCCACGGTGCCGGACGAGGTCGAGCTGCACGTGCTGCCCAGCGGCGCCGAGGAGTCGCCGGCGATGATGACGCTCGGCTACGGCCGAGGCAGCCGGATCACCCGGCGGATCGAGCAGGGCCGGGAGGCCACCCGCGACTACCTCGCCGGCCGCTGA
- a CDS encoding transglutaminase family protein, translated as MSQPHERPADTTITETTSTETTSEETTSEEQPVSELHDNDPSSDPGTAADTLPTVGRTDTPERRPAPDRSGPPPEVHPEHHTRRRYEVRHRTTYTYEEYVTESFGRALLAPRETVHQQVLEHRVEITPEPHILSEHVDHFGNRSSFYQVRTPHTVLDVHKVSTLEIEWPAPDVAHLDGWTVEQAAAAIAAGEGIDRAEAAQYLLPSQLVDIAPDVIAYANGILPPDRPLGQGLVALYADIFRDFTYAKGTTSVKTTLPELLAQREGVCQDFAHLAAGCLRAVGLPGRYVSGYIETQPPPGQVKLAGSDASHAWVSAMVPDGSWVDLDPTNNHFADSRYVVTGWGRDFRDVSPLKGVIFTEGKGSSLDVGVDVIRLDEPT; from the coding sequence GTGAGCCAGCCGCACGAGCGCCCCGCCGACACGACGATCACGGAGACCACGAGCACGGAGACCACGAGCGAGGAGACCACGAGCGAGGAGCAGCCGGTCAGCGAGCTGCACGACAACGATCCGTCGAGCGACCCGGGCACCGCGGCGGACACCCTGCCCACGGTCGGCCGCACCGACACCCCGGAGCGCCGTCCCGCCCCGGACCGCAGCGGCCCGCCGCCGGAGGTGCACCCGGAGCACCACACCCGGCGCCGCTACGAGGTGCGCCACCGCACCACCTACACCTACGAGGAGTACGTCACCGAGTCCTTCGGCCGGGCCCTGCTCGCACCCCGCGAGACGGTCCACCAGCAGGTGCTCGAGCACCGCGTGGAGATCACCCCGGAGCCGCACATCCTCTCCGAGCACGTCGACCACTTCGGCAACCGCAGCAGCTTCTACCAGGTCCGCACGCCGCACACCGTGCTCGACGTGCACAAGGTCTCCACCCTCGAGATCGAGTGGCCCGCACCGGATGTCGCCCACCTGGACGGCTGGACGGTGGAGCAGGCGGCCGCCGCGATCGCGGCCGGCGAGGGCATCGACCGGGCCGAGGCGGCGCAGTACCTGCTGCCCAGCCAGCTCGTCGACATCGCCCCGGACGTCATCGCCTACGCCAACGGGATCCTGCCGCCGGACCGACCGCTCGGCCAGGGCCTGGTCGCGCTCTACGCCGACATCTTCCGCGACTTCACCTACGCCAAGGGCACCACCAGCGTGAAGACGACCCTGCCGGAGCTGCTGGCCCAGCGCGAAGGGGTGTGCCAGGACTTCGCCCACCTCGCCGCCGGGTGCCTGCGCGCGGTCGGCCTGCCCGGCCGGTACGTCTCGGGCTACATCGAGACCCAGCCACCGCCCGGCCAGGTGAAGCTGGCCGGCTCGGACGCCTCGCACGCCTGGGTCTCGGCGATGGTCCCGGACGGCAGCTGGGTCGACCTCGACCCGACGAACAACCACTTCGCCGACTCCCGCTACGTCGTCACCGGGTGGGGCCGGGACTTCCGTGACGTCAGCCCGCTGAAGGGGGTCATCTTCACCGAGGGCAAGGGCAGCAGCCTGGACGTCGGGGTGGACGTCATCCGGCTGGACGAGCCGACGTGA
- a CDS encoding circularly permuted type 2 ATP-grasp protein, which translates to MSAAPAEVPGDDPLEQYRERVLDRDQGVDELVTVDGVREESAPVARRITELGMAGLRTRKAEAARFVDDEGIAFGPGTPVDDETESAEGRTVPLEARTWDLDPVPLVIGSRDWAALDEGLRQRAVLLDTLLTDLTGEQRLIREGMIPGGVVYGHGGWLPQAEGIRLRGPRQLVLPATDLARDKSGSWCVFADRAQAPSGAGYAMANRRIVARVMPQLHRSTDLSRLRGWFTSVQRALAAVAPQTDEPPRAVILSPGTLSETAFDQAFQSTLLGLPLVESEDLTSRDGRIWMRTTSGLAPVDVIVRRVDAEHVDQLELNSSSRLGLPGLVESARLGRTAIVNPLTSGILENPALIPYLPALSRHILGEDLLLHSPHTWWAGEPTHLSHIVTHLSSLVLKPISRESGPRSVFGWDLDAAERDELALRIQAEPWRWCAQDPLAMSTAPVITEDGLDPRNVVLRTFAVADDEDYVVMPGALGRVSVSPDSSAVTSLTGAPSKDVWVVAGEETRERRDRESGVALLPASPGGTAGFTAPAPRVASDLYWMGRYAERAEAASRLLRVGDNLVDDHAGHPGTTGHTAMVAVLQALTEVMAVHPGFTGADAAERLQHPLPHLRELTLDPRVVGSVAYSAHRAVLAAQAVRDQLSLDTWLVLSRLERSLQHAADEDDLHELLMEVIEALLALAGIGVESLIRDPAWAFTDAGKRMERAQQTVRLLRHTLAVERSPLVEGATTEAALVATESVITYRRRLSSGIGRLTPAQAAVELLLSDPANPRSVRFQVDRLTEDLACIGGDVAAHRTDQIVRRITGLDLDALFEGDRERLRVALSDLDDELRTTHQLVAAEHFVRKGTQRSVRWSQWTEGGEGW; encoded by the coding sequence CCGGGCTGCGCACCCGCAAGGCCGAGGCCGCCCGCTTCGTCGACGACGAGGGCATCGCCTTCGGCCCCGGCACCCCGGTCGACGACGAGACCGAGAGCGCCGAAGGGCGCACCGTCCCCCTCGAGGCCCGCACCTGGGACCTCGACCCGGTGCCGCTGGTCATCGGCAGCCGCGACTGGGCCGCCCTCGACGAGGGCCTGCGCCAGCGCGCCGTGCTGCTCGACACGCTGCTGACCGACCTCACCGGCGAGCAGCGCCTGATCCGCGAAGGGATGATCCCCGGCGGCGTCGTCTACGGCCACGGCGGCTGGCTGCCCCAGGCCGAGGGGATCCGGCTGCGCGGCCCGCGCCAGCTCGTGCTGCCGGCCACCGACCTGGCCCGGGACAAGTCCGGCAGCTGGTGCGTCTTCGCCGACCGCGCCCAGGCCCCCAGCGGCGCCGGCTACGCGATGGCCAACCGACGGATCGTCGCCCGGGTCATGCCGCAGCTGCACCGCAGCACCGACCTCTCCCGGCTGCGCGGCTGGTTCACCAGCGTGCAGCGCGCGCTCGCCGCCGTCGCCCCGCAGACCGACGAGCCGCCGCGCGCGGTCATCCTCTCCCCCGGCACGCTCAGCGAGACCGCCTTCGACCAGGCCTTCCAGTCCACCCTGCTCGGGCTGCCGCTGGTCGAGTCCGAGGACCTCACCAGCCGCGACGGCCGCATCTGGATGCGCACCACCAGCGGCCTGGCCCCGGTCGACGTCATCGTCCGCCGGGTGGACGCCGAGCACGTCGACCAGCTCGAGCTCAACAGCAGCTCCCGGCTCGGGCTGCCCGGCCTCGTCGAGTCCGCCCGGCTGGGCCGCACCGCGATCGTCAACCCGCTGACCTCCGGCATCCTGGAGAACCCGGCGCTCATCCCCTACCTGCCCGCGCTGAGCCGGCACATCCTCGGCGAGGACCTGCTGCTGCACTCCCCGCACACCTGGTGGGCCGGTGAGCCGACGCACCTCAGCCACATCGTCACCCACCTCTCCAGCCTCGTGCTCAAGCCGATCTCGCGGGAGTCCGGGCCGCGCAGCGTCTTCGGCTGGGACCTCGACGCCGCCGAGCGGGACGAGCTGGCGCTGCGGATCCAGGCCGAGCCGTGGCGCTGGTGCGCCCAGGACCCGCTGGCCATGTCCACCGCGCCGGTGATCACCGAGGACGGGCTCGACCCGCGCAACGTCGTGCTGCGCACCTTCGCCGTCGCCGACGACGAGGACTACGTCGTCATGCCGGGCGCGCTGGGCCGGGTCTCGGTCAGCCCGGACTCCTCCGCAGTGACCAGCCTGACCGGCGCCCCGAGCAAGGACGTCTGGGTGGTCGCCGGCGAGGAGACCCGGGAGCGCCGCGACCGCGAGTCCGGGGTCGCCCTGCTGCCGGCGAGCCCGGGCGGCACCGCCGGCTTCACCGCCCCGGCCCCGCGCGTCGCCAGCGACCTCTACTGGATGGGCCGCTACGCCGAGCGCGCCGAGGCCGCCTCCCGGCTGCTGCGGGTCGGCGACAACCTCGTCGACGACCACGCCGGCCACCCCGGCACGACCGGGCACACCGCGATGGTCGCCGTGCTGCAGGCGCTGACCGAGGTGATGGCGGTGCATCCCGGCTTCACCGGGGCGGACGCCGCCGAGCGGCTGCAGCACCCGCTGCCGCACCTGCGCGAGCTCACCCTGGACCCGCGCGTCGTCGGCTCGGTCGCCTACAGCGCCCATCGCGCGGTGCTGGCCGCGCAGGCGGTGCGCGACCAGCTCTCGCTGGACACCTGGCTGGTGCTCTCCCGGCTGGAGCGCTCGCTGCAGCACGCCGCGGACGAGGACGACCTGCACGAGCTGCTCATGGAGGTCATCGAGGCGCTGCTCGCGCTGGCCGGCATCGGCGTCGAGTCGCTCATCCGTGACCCGGCGTGGGCCTTCACCGACGCCGGCAAGCGGATGGAGCGCGCCCAGCAGACGGTGCGGCTGCTGCGGCACACCCTGGCGGTGGAGCGCTCCCCGCTCGTCGAGGGCGCGACCACCGAGGCCGCGCTGGTGGCCACCGAGTCGGTCATCACCTACCGCCGTCGCCTCTCCAGCGGGATCGGCCGGCTGACCCCGGCGCAGGCCGCCGTCGAGCTGCTGCTGTCCGACCCGGCCAACCCGCGCTCGGTGCGCTTCCAGGTCGACCGCCTCACCGAGGACCTGGCCTGCATCGGCGGCGACGTCGCCGCGCACCGCACCGACCAGATCGTCCGTCGGATCACCGGCCTGGACCTGGACGCGCTCTTCGAGGGCGACCGCGAACGCCTGCGGGTCGCCCTCTCCGATCTCGACGACGAGCTGCGCACCACCCACCAGCTCGTCGCCGCCGAGCACTTCGTACGCAAGGGCACCCAGCGCAGCGTGCGCTGGTCGCAGTGGACCGAAGGGGGTGAGGGCTGGTGA